The following are encoded together in the Humulus lupulus chromosome 5, drHumLupu1.1, whole genome shotgun sequence genome:
- the LOC133778935 gene encoding uncharacterized protein LOC133778935 — protein MTPPYDMAEVQTRVEGVFRVLEFRERAQKKSALISAPPKNNPPPPDRDDKRKRNQTDHAKEGKRPRQDRQSPRYPSFEYTVPQEVIYEENKERSIWREPYKITAPSDRRDKSRYCLFHKDHGHTIAECHNLNNQIQALMRSGRHTQYIKEAGRPGTSRHNPASAPAPQASDPVHIASDSFQEPLKQVPMIHGIVELTESQEHITKIHKRMEERVKRYKSLGHTVNLVTSEDRSYPASVITFTDDDLKGVHLPHDDPLVISLQVDHCQLGRFLIDGGSGVNILFWEAFQKMGLAENQIRPTTTPILGFNSQRVYPKDVIRLTVVAAERTLPVDFLIIDSTTSYNAIMGRNWIHMMQGVVSTLHQVMQCQSPNGRYIVDIKGCQKQAKKCFLTLKEINSSGTASHNNSPDK, from the coding sequence ATGACGCCACCCTACGACATGGCAGAAGTGCAGACCCGAGTCGAGGGTGTCTTCAGGGTCTTGGAATTTCGAGAACGTGCGCAGAAGAAGTCTGCGCTCATCTCTGCTCCACCAAAAAATAACCCTCCGCCACCTGATAGAGATGACAAGAGGAAGCGAAACCAAACAGATCACGCGAAGGAAGGAAAGAGGCCAAGACAGGATCGACAGTCACCACGATACCCTTCCTTCGAATACACCGTCCCGCAAGAAgtcatttatgaagaaaataaagaaagaTCTATCTGGCGAGAGCCCTATAAAATTACCGCTCCTTCTGACAGGAGGGATAAAAGCAGGTACTGCCTCTTCCATAAAGATCACGGTCATACGATCGCTGAATGCCATAACCTGAACAATCAGATTCAAGCCCTCATGAGGAGTGGGAGGCATACCCAATACATCAAGGAGGCAGGCAGACCCGGCACCTCGCGGCATAATCCCGCTTCTGCCCCAGCACCGCAAGCGTCAGATCCCGTGCACATAGCCTCAGATAGTTTTCAGGAGCCTCTTAAGCAAGTCCCTATGATCCATGGAATCGTGGAACTCACTGAGAGCCAAGAGCATATCACCAAAATCCACAAGAGGATGGAAGAACGAGTGAAGCGATACAAATCATTAGGCCACACGGTCAATCTTGTCACTTCAGAGGACAGAAGTTATCCAGCCTCTGTAATCACCTTCACCGATGATGACCTGAAGGGCGTACACCTACCCCAtgatgatccactcgtcatttcACTACAGGTTGACCATTGCCAGCTGGGCAGATTTCTAATTGACGGGGGTAGTGGGGTCAACATCCTCTTTTGGGAAGCCTTCCAGAAAATGGGGCTAGCGGAGAATCAGATCCGGCCCACCACCACACCCATTTTGGGATTCAATAGCCAAAGAGTATATCCGAAAGACGTCATTCGATTGACTGTGGTGGCCGCAGAACGCACCCTGCCAGTAGACTTTCTCATTATAGATTCCACCACAagctacaacgccatcatgggGAGAAATTGGATCCACATGATGCAGGGGGTAGTCTCAACTTTGCATCAGGTGATGCAGTGTCAATCACCCAACGGGCGCTACATCGTCGACATCAAGGGCTGCCAGAAGCAGGCCAAAAAGTGCTTCCTTACcttgaaagaaataaatagtTCTGGCACTGCCTCCCATAACAACTCCCCTGACAAATAG
- the LOC133778936 gene encoding uncharacterized protein LOC133778936, producing MIEQVAGNFDTKAPHLASLLQKVTDLRSHFHQFELIQVPREQNQKADALAKLASAGGFTRQSSISISRSSKDMEVYSTSSEPECWMDPIIRYLSTSELPPNPNDAKLLRFRTQRYSIIHGMLYRKSFNDPYLRCLRPSEAKKLLEEIHERTCGNHTGGGSLALTAGYYWPYMMTEARDYAKNVTSANDLHPQSINLLKLFTPSLHLGLSQNGVWMWWANYLRLLEEDEAYVTVSKTDIMTFIWKHIICQFGIPWEIVADNGTPFQNARVQELCDTYKIKLSFASVTYPQGNGQAEASNKVIFANIKKNLEYKKGAWAEELPKVLWAYRTTKRSSTGESPYAMVYGTEAIIPTEVGLPTLRTEIASNQTTNNVQLLHNLDLLEEVRTVAQLRLENYQKAAKRY from the exons ATGATAGAACAAGTGGCTGGGAATTTCGATACTAAAGCACCCCATCTGGCTAGCCTTCTACAGAAGGTAACTGACTTGCGATCACATTTTCACCAGTTTGAACTCATACAAGTACCTAGGGAACAAAATCAGAAGGCCGATGCCCTTGCCAAATTAGCCTCTGCAGGAGGTTTCACACGCCAATCCTCCATATCTATAAGCCGATCAAGCAAAGACATGGAAGTCTACTCAACCTCATCAGAACCTGAGTGCTGGATGGATCCAATCATTCGGTACTTGTCCACCTCTGAACTTCCACCTAATCCAAATGATGCAAAGCTTCTGCGCTTTCGGACACAACGCTATTCCATAATCCATGGAATGCTATACCGCAAGTCCTTCAACGACCCCTACCTACGATGTTTGCGTccatcagaagctaaaaaatTACTCGAAGAGATACATGAGAGGACATGCGGAAATCACACAGGGGGAGGGAGTCTGGCACTTACagcagggtattactggccatacatgatgacagaagcaCGTGACTATgccaaaaatgtgacaagtgccaacgatttgcaCCCACAATCCATCAACTTGCTCAAACTTTTCACTCCATCGTTGCACCTTGGCCTTTCGCAAAATGGGGTATGGATGTGGTGGGCGAACTACCTAAGGCTGCTGGAGGAAGACG AAGCATACGTCACAGTCAGCAAAACAGACATTATGACCTTCATTTGGAagcatatcatatgtcaatttggtATACCATGGGAGATAGTCGCGGACAATGGAACCCCATTCCAAAACGCGAGGGTACAAGAACTATGTGACACATACAAGATCAAGCTGAGCTTTGCCTCTGTCACTTACCCACAAGGCAACGGTCAAGCAGAAGCTTCCAACAAAGTTATTTTTGCCAACATTAAGAAGAACCTAGAATATAAAAAAGGAGCATGGGCAGAAGAACTACCAAAAGTGttatgggcatataggacaaCAAAAAGATCCTCTACGGGTGAATCTCCCTACGCTATGGTATATGGAACGGAGGCTATCATCCCAACAGAAGTGGGCCTGCCTACACTTCGAACAGAGATCGCATCTAATCAAACAACAAACAACGTTCAACTACTGCACAACCTAGACCTTCTGGAAGAAGTACGTACGGTAGCACAATTACGACTAGAAAATTATCAAAAGGCTGCAAAACGCTACTAg